The following proteins are encoded in a genomic region of Hippoglossus hippoglossus isolate fHipHip1 chromosome 3, fHipHip1.pri, whole genome shotgun sequence:
- the cdc42se2 gene encoding CDC42 small effector protein 2, with amino-acid sequence MTEFWVCFSCCIAEQPQPKRRRRIDRSMIGEPTNFVHTTHVGSGDMGLGLGSVDLVQTQMKSKGGYVHGGSEGSQL; translated from the exons ATGACTGAGTTCTGGGtttgtttcagctgctgcattGCAGAGCAGCCACAGCCT AAACGACGGCGACGGATCGATCGGTCCATGATCGGAGAGCCAACAAACTTTGTTCACACCACACACGTAGGATCGGGGGACATGGGCCTAGGATTGGGATCG GTGGATCTCGTTCAGACCCAGATGAAATCTAAAGGGGGCTACGTGCACGGAGGGTCTGAAGGTTCACAGTTGTAA
- the nip7 gene encoding 60S ribosome subunit biogenesis protein NIP7 homolog yields MRPLTDEETKAMFEKLSKYIGENIKLLVDRPDGSYCFRLHNDRVYYMSEKILKLATNISRDKLVSVGTCFGKFTKTSKFRLHITALDYLAPYAKFKVWVKPGSEQSFLYGNHVLKSGLGRITENTVQYQGVVVYSMADVPLGFGVAAKSTQECRRVDPMSIVVFHQTDVGEFIRNEDTLT; encoded by the exons ATGAGGCCGCTAACAGACGAAGAGACGAAAGCAATGTTTGAGAAGCTGTCGAAATA CATCGGTGAGAACATCAAGCTGCTCGTGGACCGACCGGACGGCTCCTACTGTTTCAGACTGCACAACGATCGTGTCTACTACATGAG TGAGAAGATTCTGAAGTTGGCCACTAACATCTCCCGGGACAAGCTCGTGTCAGTGGGAACTTGTTTTGGAAAGTTCACAAAGACCAGCAAGTTCCGGCTGCACATCACTGCTCTGGATTATCTGGCACCCTATGCAAAG TTCAAGGTGTGGGTGAAGCCTGGATCTGAGCAGTCTTTCCTCTATGGGAACCATGTGCTAAAATCCGGACTTGGGAGAATTACTGAGAACACTGTGCAGTATCAGGGCGTTGTCGTCTACTCCATGGCTGACGTGCCTCTG GGTTTCGGAGTCGCAGCTAAATCGACACAGGAGTGCCGGCGAGTGGACCCCATGTCCATTGTCGTGTTCCACCAGACTGATGTGGGAGAGTTCATCCGGAATGAAGATACATTAACCTAA
- the terfa gene encoding telomeric repeat binding factor a isoform X1 → MAAKATADGVRTEEESIVNRWIVDYYLSLALQAFDQEQLTDFCSIKHVLDSVLVRSLESTDSMPTKIRVLQFLSWINEGERLDVSSPLESALMLLQGMSKDCSIPQQEIENVCTSVKEMIVVILIKTNKFDKAKEMLTKHFPKPMVGKKAIFMGLINQRSRTHEVIQRIDFRQFKKKMFAFCQRLCPFTVPFLHKAAKQLIDTRLSEQDDSAAGPDEQEQPGPSSTPQINAVLVVSCKHNIIQRTRLEAAYKMLASLSDNRTFAQLEEEVEREEQERTDDLLLRLSPSLKEDASLDSEQDGVFQRGPGSPMEASVADHPPQTDAAPHTQAGSLSNSPSPPLRNRRLYTVARLVVEPDSQSSSQCTVASLELDTQVLEEESPQLPTIADENSLQSPLTDDEEVTKPTRKLRTRSCCLRSRASTSLTVLSTDSEKELSVSQANEESCVVETHNQSNSSLRSNSPKSQSGVESLDGDENQHESSACFRTPKSQQSRVSVTIHQQNDSDNIDSSLESSPSVFPRHPLPHTSSTPHKDSAHDKGPSHSKWKQLYSNAKESKETWSDEETHFPSRKNRLQESSISNSGHRKRKWTENETAMLKEGVKKFGEGNWSKIKSKYSFDGRTNVNLKDRWRTLKKINQA, encoded by the exons ATGGCGGCAAAGGCAACTGCGGACGGTGTCAGGACCGAGGAGGAGAGCATCGTCAACCGCTGGATAGTCGACTACTACCTGTCCCTGGCTCTGCAGGCGTTCGACCAGGAGCAGTTGACCGACTTCTGCAGCATTAAACATGTCCTGGACA GTGTCTTGGTTCGGTCTCTGGAGTCCACGGATTCAATGCCAACAAAGATCCGTGTGTTGCAGTTTCTCTCCTGGATAAATGAGGGTGAACGACTCG ATGTGTCGTCTCCTCTGGAATCAGCGTTAATGTTGCTCCAAGGCATGAGCAAGGACTGTAGCATCCCACAGCAGGAGATTGAGAACGTGTGCACTTCAGTTAAAGAGATG ATCGTGGTGATTCTCATCAAGACCAACAAATTTGACAAAGCAAAAGAGATGCTGACCAAGCACTTCCCCAAACCAATGGTTGGCAAG AAAGCTATATTCATGGGTCTCATCAATCAGAGGAGTAGAACACATGAAGTCATCCAGCGAATCGACTTCCGGCAGTTCAAGAAAAAGATGTTCGCCTTCTGCCAGAGGCTCTGCCCGTTCACCGTTCCTTTTCTGCACAAG GCAGCAAAACAGCTGATCGATACAAGACTCTCAGAGCAGGATGACAGTGCAGCCGGACCTGATGAGCAAGAGCAACCTGGCCCGTCGTCTACCCCACAAATAAACGCTGTCCTGGTCGTATCATG tAAACATAATATTATCCAGAGGACCAGACTGGAGGCAGCCTACAAGATGCTGGCTTCACTATCAGATAATAGGACATTTGctcagctggaggaagaggttgagagggaggagcaggaaagAACAGATGACCTTCTTCTGCGCCTGTCACCTAGTTTGAAGGAGGATGCCAGTCTGGACTCGGAGCAGGACGGTGTGTTTCAGAGAGGCCCGGGCAGCCCGATGGAGGCTTCGGTAGCAGACCACCCGCCACAAACGGATGCTGCTcctcacacacaggcaggttcACTCTCAAACTCACCCTCACCACCACTGAGGAACAGGCGGCTTTACACTGTGGCACGACTGGTAGTCGAGCCGGACAGCCAGTCGAGCTCACAGTGCACAGTGGCCTCACTGGAGCTAGACACCCAAGTCCTTGAAGAGGAGTCACCACAGTTGCCGACTATAGCCGATGAGAACTCCTTGCAGAGCCCACTGACAGACGACGAGGAGGTTACCAAACCCACCAGGAAGCTGCGCACACGATCTTGCTGTCTTCGCAGCAG AGCCTCGACGAGTTTGACAGTGTTGTCAACCGACAGCGAGAAGgagctctctgtctctcaggccAACGAGGAAAGTTGTGTGGTGGAAACCCATAACCAGTCCAACAGTTCACTCAGGAG CAACTCCCCCAAGTCACAAAGTGGAGTCGAATCATTAGACGGCGATGAAAACCAACATGAGTCGTCTGCCTGCTTCAGAACCCCAAAGAGTCAGCAGTCCAGAGTTTCTGTCACCAT ccATCAACAAAATGACAGTGACAACATAGATTCTTCGTTGGAAAGCTCGCCCAGTGTGTTCCCTCGTCACCCCCTCCCTCACACCAGCTCCACTCCACACAAGGACTCCGCTCACGATAAAGGCCCTTCCCATTCAAAATG GAAACAACTGTACAGTAATGCAAAGGAGAGCAAGGAAACGTGGAGCGATGAAGAAACGCATTTCCCCTCCAGAAAGAACA gGTTGCAAGAGAGTTCCATTTCAAATTCAGGCCACAGGAAGAGG AAGTGGACCGAAAATGAGACTGCGATGTTGAAAGAAGGGGTCAAAAAATTTGGAGAGGGGAACTGGAGTAAGATAAAGTCAAAGTACTCCTTCGATGGTCGAACAAACGTCAACCTCAAAGACCGATGGAGAACACTGAAGAAGATAAATCAGGCCTAA
- the terfa gene encoding telomeric repeat binding factor a isoform X2, with amino-acid sequence MAAKATADGVRTEEESIVNRWIVDYYLSLALQAFDQEQLTDFCSIKHVLDSVLVRSLESTDSMPTKIRVLQFLSWINEGERLDVSSPLESALMLLQGMSKDCSIPQQEIENVCTSVKEMIVVILIKTNKFDKAKEMLTKHFPKPMVGKKAIFMGLINQRSRTHEVIQRIDFRQFKKKMFAFCQRLCPFTVPFLHKAAKQLIDTRLSEQDDSAAGPDEQEQPGPSSTPQINAVLVVSCKHNIIQRTRLEAAYKMLASLSDNRTFAQLEEEVEREEQERTDDLLLRLSPSLKEDASLDSEQDGVFQRGPGSPMEASVADHPPQTDAAPHTQAGSLSNSPSPPLRNRRLYTVARLVVEPDSQSSSQCTVASLELDTQVLEEESPQLPTIADENSLQSPLTDDEEVTKPTRKLRTRSCCLRSRASTSLTVLSTDSEKELSVSQANEESCVVETHNQSNSSLRSSPKSQSGVESLDGDENQHESSACFRTPKSQQSRVSVTIHQQNDSDNIDSSLESSPSVFPRHPLPHTSSTPHKDSAHDKGPSHSKWKQLYSNAKESKETWSDEETHFPSRKNRLQESSISNSGHRKRKWTENETAMLKEGVKKFGEGNWSKIKSKYSFDGRTNVNLKDRWRTLKKINQA; translated from the exons ATGGCGGCAAAGGCAACTGCGGACGGTGTCAGGACCGAGGAGGAGAGCATCGTCAACCGCTGGATAGTCGACTACTACCTGTCCCTGGCTCTGCAGGCGTTCGACCAGGAGCAGTTGACCGACTTCTGCAGCATTAAACATGTCCTGGACA GTGTCTTGGTTCGGTCTCTGGAGTCCACGGATTCAATGCCAACAAAGATCCGTGTGTTGCAGTTTCTCTCCTGGATAAATGAGGGTGAACGACTCG ATGTGTCGTCTCCTCTGGAATCAGCGTTAATGTTGCTCCAAGGCATGAGCAAGGACTGTAGCATCCCACAGCAGGAGATTGAGAACGTGTGCACTTCAGTTAAAGAGATG ATCGTGGTGATTCTCATCAAGACCAACAAATTTGACAAAGCAAAAGAGATGCTGACCAAGCACTTCCCCAAACCAATGGTTGGCAAG AAAGCTATATTCATGGGTCTCATCAATCAGAGGAGTAGAACACATGAAGTCATCCAGCGAATCGACTTCCGGCAGTTCAAGAAAAAGATGTTCGCCTTCTGCCAGAGGCTCTGCCCGTTCACCGTTCCTTTTCTGCACAAG GCAGCAAAACAGCTGATCGATACAAGACTCTCAGAGCAGGATGACAGTGCAGCCGGACCTGATGAGCAAGAGCAACCTGGCCCGTCGTCTACCCCACAAATAAACGCTGTCCTGGTCGTATCATG tAAACATAATATTATCCAGAGGACCAGACTGGAGGCAGCCTACAAGATGCTGGCTTCACTATCAGATAATAGGACATTTGctcagctggaggaagaggttgagagggaggagcaggaaagAACAGATGACCTTCTTCTGCGCCTGTCACCTAGTTTGAAGGAGGATGCCAGTCTGGACTCGGAGCAGGACGGTGTGTTTCAGAGAGGCCCGGGCAGCCCGATGGAGGCTTCGGTAGCAGACCACCCGCCACAAACGGATGCTGCTcctcacacacaggcaggttcACTCTCAAACTCACCCTCACCACCACTGAGGAACAGGCGGCTTTACACTGTGGCACGACTGGTAGTCGAGCCGGACAGCCAGTCGAGCTCACAGTGCACAGTGGCCTCACTGGAGCTAGACACCCAAGTCCTTGAAGAGGAGTCACCACAGTTGCCGACTATAGCCGATGAGAACTCCTTGCAGAGCCCACTGACAGACGACGAGGAGGTTACCAAACCCACCAGGAAGCTGCGCACACGATCTTGCTGTCTTCGCAGCAG AGCCTCGACGAGTTTGACAGTGTTGTCAACCGACAGCGAGAAGgagctctctgtctctcaggccAACGAGGAAAGTTGTGTGGTGGAAACCCATAACCAGTCCAACAGTTCACTCAGGAG CTCCCCCAAGTCACAAAGTGGAGTCGAATCATTAGACGGCGATGAAAACCAACATGAGTCGTCTGCCTGCTTCAGAACCCCAAAGAGTCAGCAGTCCAGAGTTTCTGTCACCAT ccATCAACAAAATGACAGTGACAACATAGATTCTTCGTTGGAAAGCTCGCCCAGTGTGTTCCCTCGTCACCCCCTCCCTCACACCAGCTCCACTCCACACAAGGACTCCGCTCACGATAAAGGCCCTTCCCATTCAAAATG GAAACAACTGTACAGTAATGCAAAGGAGAGCAAGGAAACGTGGAGCGATGAAGAAACGCATTTCCCCTCCAGAAAGAACA gGTTGCAAGAGAGTTCCATTTCAAATTCAGGCCACAGGAAGAGG AAGTGGACCGAAAATGAGACTGCGATGTTGAAAGAAGGGGTCAAAAAATTTGGAGAGGGGAACTGGAGTAAGATAAAGTCAAAGTACTCCTTCGATGGTCGAACAAACGTCAACCTCAAAGACCGATGGAGAACACTGAAGAAGATAAATCAGGCCTAA
- the terfa gene encoding telomeric repeat binding factor a isoform X3, with protein sequence MRVNDSIVVILIKTNKFDKAKEMLTKHFPKPMVGKKAIFMGLINQRSRTHEVIQRIDFRQFKKKMFAFCQRLCPFTVPFLHKAAKQLIDTRLSEQDDSAAGPDEQEQPGPSSTPQINAVLVVSCKHNIIQRTRLEAAYKMLASLSDNRTFAQLEEEVEREEQERTDDLLLRLSPSLKEDASLDSEQDGVFQRGPGSPMEASVADHPPQTDAAPHTQAGSLSNSPSPPLRNRRLYTVARLVVEPDSQSSSQCTVASLELDTQVLEEESPQLPTIADENSLQSPLTDDEEVTKPTRKLRTRSCCLRSRASTSLTVLSTDSEKELSVSQANEESCVVETHNQSNSSLRSNSPKSQSGVESLDGDENQHESSACFRTPKSQQSRVSVTIHQQNDSDNIDSSLESSPSVFPRHPLPHTSSTPHKDSAHDKGPSHSKWKQLYSNAKESKETWSDEETHFPSRKNRLQESSISNSGHRKRKWTENETAMLKEGVKKFGEGNWSKIKSKYSFDGRTNVNLKDRWRTLKKINQA encoded by the exons ATGAGGGTGAACGACTCG ATCGTGGTGATTCTCATCAAGACCAACAAATTTGACAAAGCAAAAGAGATGCTGACCAAGCACTTCCCCAAACCAATGGTTGGCAAG AAAGCTATATTCATGGGTCTCATCAATCAGAGGAGTAGAACACATGAAGTCATCCAGCGAATCGACTTCCGGCAGTTCAAGAAAAAGATGTTCGCCTTCTGCCAGAGGCTCTGCCCGTTCACCGTTCCTTTTCTGCACAAG GCAGCAAAACAGCTGATCGATACAAGACTCTCAGAGCAGGATGACAGTGCAGCCGGACCTGATGAGCAAGAGCAACCTGGCCCGTCGTCTACCCCACAAATAAACGCTGTCCTGGTCGTATCATG tAAACATAATATTATCCAGAGGACCAGACTGGAGGCAGCCTACAAGATGCTGGCTTCACTATCAGATAATAGGACATTTGctcagctggaggaagaggttgagagggaggagcaggaaagAACAGATGACCTTCTTCTGCGCCTGTCACCTAGTTTGAAGGAGGATGCCAGTCTGGACTCGGAGCAGGACGGTGTGTTTCAGAGAGGCCCGGGCAGCCCGATGGAGGCTTCGGTAGCAGACCACCCGCCACAAACGGATGCTGCTcctcacacacaggcaggttcACTCTCAAACTCACCCTCACCACCACTGAGGAACAGGCGGCTTTACACTGTGGCACGACTGGTAGTCGAGCCGGACAGCCAGTCGAGCTCACAGTGCACAGTGGCCTCACTGGAGCTAGACACCCAAGTCCTTGAAGAGGAGTCACCACAGTTGCCGACTATAGCCGATGAGAACTCCTTGCAGAGCCCACTGACAGACGACGAGGAGGTTACCAAACCCACCAGGAAGCTGCGCACACGATCTTGCTGTCTTCGCAGCAG AGCCTCGACGAGTTTGACAGTGTTGTCAACCGACAGCGAGAAGgagctctctgtctctcaggccAACGAGGAAAGTTGTGTGGTGGAAACCCATAACCAGTCCAACAGTTCACTCAGGAG CAACTCCCCCAAGTCACAAAGTGGAGTCGAATCATTAGACGGCGATGAAAACCAACATGAGTCGTCTGCCTGCTTCAGAACCCCAAAGAGTCAGCAGTCCAGAGTTTCTGTCACCAT ccATCAACAAAATGACAGTGACAACATAGATTCTTCGTTGGAAAGCTCGCCCAGTGTGTTCCCTCGTCACCCCCTCCCTCACACCAGCTCCACTCCACACAAGGACTCCGCTCACGATAAAGGCCCTTCCCATTCAAAATG GAAACAACTGTACAGTAATGCAAAGGAGAGCAAGGAAACGTGGAGCGATGAAGAAACGCATTTCCCCTCCAGAAAGAACA gGTTGCAAGAGAGTTCCATTTCAAATTCAGGCCACAGGAAGAGG AAGTGGACCGAAAATGAGACTGCGATGTTGAAAGAAGGGGTCAAAAAATTTGGAGAGGGGAACTGGAGTAAGATAAAGTCAAAGTACTCCTTCGATGGTCGAACAAACGTCAACCTCAAAGACCGATGGAGAACACTGAAGAAGATAAATCAGGCCTAA
- the zdhhc7 gene encoding palmitoyltransferase ZDHHC7: MQSSNHRLRDMEQHHPLLSAGADVETGSLAAGVMVGSPHAGHTAGNRTLWFIQDSCGMVCATITWFLVLYAEFVVNFVMLLPAKNFWYSLLNGATFNSLAVLALASHLRTMMTDPGAVPKGNATKEYMESLQLKPGEVIYKCPKCCSIKPERAHHCSICKRCIRKMDHHCPWVNNCVGEKNQRYFVLFTMYISLISAHALGLSGMHFFSCIKVQWNECSEFSPGVSVLLLIFLCLEAILFLTFTTVMFGTQIHSICNDETEIERLKNEKPTWERHVRWEGMKSVFGGPPSLLWCNPFTGLRLRRVLLLTHGRRGGSEFSV; encoded by the exons ATGCAGTCTTCAAACCACCGACTGCGAGACATGGAGCAGCACCACCCACTGCTGTCGGCAGGTGCAGATGTGGAGACGGGGAGCCTGGCAGCCGGAGTGATGGTTGGGAGTCCTCACGCGGGCCACACCGCGGGGAACCGTACCCTGTGGTTCATTCAGGACAGCTGCGGCATGGTGTGTGCAACCATAACCTGGTTCCTGGTGCTATACGCCGAATTTGTGGTGAACTTTGTCATGCTGCTTCCCGCCAAGAACTTCTGGTACTCACTCCTGAACGGGGCCACCTTCAACTCACTGGCTGTGCTTGCATTGGCGTCACATCTGCGCACCATGATGACTGACCCG GGGGCAGTTCCTAAGGGCAACGCCACCAAGGAGTACATGGAGAGCTTGCAGTTGAAGCCTGGTGAGGTTATCTACAAGTGCCCGAAGTGCTGCAGCATCAAGCCTGAGAGGGCGCATCACTGCAG TATTTGTAAAAGATGCATCCGGAAGATGGATCACCACTGTCCCTGGGTCAATAACTGTGTGGGAGAAAAGAATCAGAgatattttgttcttttcact ATGTACATATCCTTGATTTCTGCCCATGCCCTGGGCCTCAGTGGAATGCACTTCTTCAGCTGTATTAAAGTCCAGTGGAACG AGTGCAGTGAGTTCTCTCCAGGGGTGTCGGTGCtgctcctcatcttcctctgtctcgaagccatcctcttcctcactttCACAACCGTAATGTTTGGTACACAGATCCACTCCATCTGCAATGACGAGACG GAGATTGAACGTCTTAAAAACGAGAAGCCCACGTGGGAGCGTCACGTGAGATGGGAAGGAATGAAATCTGTGTTCGGGGGTCCACCATCTTTGCTATGGTGCAATCCTTTCACGGGTCTGCGTCTGCGGCGAGTGTTGCTGTTGACCCACGGCCGCCGCGGCGGGTCTGAGTTTTCAGTCTGA